The genomic window AAGCCCCGGTCTCCGGCAAACCCGCAGCAGCCCACGCTGTCGGGGACAATGACCGCCTCGGCGCAGAGTTCGGCAAGCTGGCGCAAGGCGCTGTCCAGTCCCATCTTGCGGGAACTGCAGGGACTGTGCAGGGCCACCCGGCCGGCGCTCTTCCTGAAGGTGAGTCCCGGCCGCAGAACCTTCAGAATGAACTCCGCCGGCTCATAGATGGGGAAATCCGCTTCGAAGAGAGCGGACTCCTTCAGACGAAAGAGGCAGGGGCTGGTATCCACCAGAACGGGATAGAGGCCGTCGCGGGAAGCCAGATTCAAAGCCCGCCGCAACTCCTCCTGCTTGGCGGCCCCCTGCCGGTCGAACCCCTTGCTCGCAAAGGGCATCCCGCAACAGAGGTTGGCCAGGTTTTCCGGATAGACCGACTCGACTCCCGCCTTGCGCATCAGCGCCTCCATCTTGCGATTCTGAGAGGGCTGGTCTCGACCATGGCCGGGCACGCCCAGCGTCCGGCTGAGACAGCTGGGGAAAAAGACTGCCTTCAAGGGAAACTTGCCGTCTTCCCCTGAGGAAGTCATGACTTCGGCCGCCCGGGGCAGCCAGGGATTCCACTGCGGCAACCGGTTCCCCGAGAGCTTCCGGGCCCAATCGGTGACGCGCCGCATGCCTTCCGATCCCAGCAGCCGATGGAACTGGTGGGTGGCGGTCAGGAGCATCCGGAGCGAGGCGGTGGTCAGGCCGAAATGGGCGGCCAGCAAGGTGGCGGCCCGGTCCTGCCAACCGGCAACCTGAAGGCGCCGCAGGTCCTTGATGAGCTTGCCGGTGTCGATGCCGACCGGGCAAGCCATGGCGCACAGGCCGTCGGTAGCGCAGGTGTCGTTTCCCTGGTAGGCGTAACGGCTGGTCAGTTCGTCCAGTCGACCGGCGTAATCCCCGTTGGATCGAAGCCGGGAGATTTCTCGCCAGACCGCGATCCGTTGGCGAGGGGTAAGGGTCAGGTCCCGGGAGGGGCAATTGACCTCGCAGAAACCGCATTCGGTGCACTTGTCGACCACCGAGTGGGCTTTCGGCAAGGGCTTGAGGTTCTTGAGGTGGATCTGAGGATCGCTGTTGAGGATCACCCCGGGGTTAAGAAGGTTTTCGGGATCGAAGATGGCCTTGATCTCTCGCATCAATCGGTAGGCTTCGGCTCCCCATTCCAGCTCCACGAAGGGGGCCATGTTGCGGCCGGTACCGTGCTCCGCCTTGAGCGAGCCATCGTAGCTGTGAACCACCATTTCGGTGAGGTCGCCGATGAAGTCCCGATAGCGGCGAACTTCTTCGGGCCGGTTGAAATCCTGGGTGAAGACGAAATGGAGATTACCCTCCAGGGCATGCCCGAAGATGATGGCTTCCGAGTAGCGGTGCTTGCGGAACAGTTGCTGGAGCTGCAGGGTGGCTTCGGCCAGCCGGTCGATGGGGAAGGCCACGTCCTCGATGATGACGGTGGTCCCGATTTCCCGGATGGCCCCGATGGAGGGGAACAGGCCCTTGCGGATGTTCCAAAGGCGGAGCTGCTCGGTGGGGTCTCGGGTGAAGGCGACCGGCTCCACCGTGGGCAGATCCTCCAGGCTTCGGGTGGTGGCTCCCAAGTGCTGGTCCAGCGCTTCCGGTGTTTCTCCCCGGGTCTCCACCAGCAGGGCCGCCACCGACGGGCCCAGACTCTTCAGGTCCAGGGGAAGACCGGGCTTGTCTTCCACCGAGCGAAGGCCGGCCCGGTCCATGATCTCGACCGCCGAGACGGGGCAGCTCCTTAGCAGGGTGGTGGCTTCACAGGCGGTCCGAATGTCGGGGAAAAGGATCAGGGCGGTGGCCTTGTGGGGGTAGTCGGGTACGGTCCGGTAGGTGATTTCGGAGATGAATCCCAAGGTGCCCTCGGAACCGATCATCAGGTGCTGGATCACGTCGATGGGATCTTCGAAATCGATCAGGGAGTTCAGGCTGTAGCCGGTGGTGTTCTTCATCTTGAATTTGCGGCGAATCCGATTGGCCAGTTCCGGGTCTTCCCGGGTCCGCTTCGCCAGGCGCCCGATGCTTTCCACCAGGTCCTGGCGGGTTTGGAGGAATCGATCCCTGCTGGTGGCGCTGCGGGTGTCCAGAACGGTGCCGTCGGCGAGGACGATTCTCATGCCCTGAAGGGTCCGGTAGCTGTTCTGGGAGGTGCCGCAACACATGCCGCTGGCGTTGTTGGCGGCAATTCCCCCCACCATGGCGGCGTTGATGGAGGCGGGGTCGGGTCCGATCTTGCGCCGGTAGGGAGCCAGGCGAGCATTGGCCTGGGCGCCGACCACGCCGGGTTGCAGCGTGATCAGCTTGCCCTCGTCCTCGATCCGGATTCCCCGCCAGCCCGTGCCCAACTGCATGAGCACCGAGTCGCTCAGGGCTTGTCCCGAAAGGCTGGTTCCTCCAGCTCGGAAGGTGAGCGGCAGCCGGCGCGCGCGGCACTGCCTCAGGACTTCTCCCACCTCGGCCTCGGTGTCGACCCGGACCACCAGCTTGGGAATCAGACGGTAAAAGCTGGCGTCCGTCCCGTAGGCCAGAGTGCGCAGGTCGTCCCGGATCAGCCTCTCGCCCGGGATGACTCGGGAAAGGTCCTGGAACAGATCGAGATAGCGCCCGTGCAACATCGGTTGACAATAACTCCTTTAAGCGTGATCCGTCTCATAAAGAAACGACGGAACTTCCAAATTCCGAGTCAGCTCTTCCCCCGCCCTGCCGTGCGGATCATCCGAGACTGAGACAACGAATTTTCATAGCCTGTCGGGAACAAGGGCCATGTTCCGCTGCCAGGGTAATCTACCCATTGAATATCGATGCACAGGATTCACAGGACGAGAGCCTCCTGCACCGGAAGCCGGCTCGGGCGATGATCCGGTGCGGAGTTGCGGTTGTTCAGGGCTGCAAGCCTGCCATCTCCAGAAACAATCCTGTGCATCGATGTTAATAAACCATTTACTCCTGCGTGACTTTGAACCGGTTTCCAGCAACCAAGCGCTGGCGGTTGATTCAGGCAAGTCCGGTGGGTCGTTGGACCCCGGTGCGGGTGATCATACCTTGACCAGGATTGGAATCGCCTGAAGAAACCCTCCGATAACTCGTCGCGACTCCCACCGGCTAGGTTCCAGGACTCCTTGGAGACGACTCGACCGGCTATTCGCGCCCTCGGGCTCGGAATGCACGAATCGCGACGGATCGTGGTTCAGTATACTATCAGGCGGCCGTACTCCACTTCCCGCCCTCTCGGCGACGAAGCGGCCGCGTTAGCGCAATCCTGCATGCTGCATCGAGCCATGCCGAACGCTTGCACCTTCAGCCTTTCCCGCTGTCTCGTCTCCACCATGGCTGGCGCGTTGCTGGCCGCGATGCTCCTCCATCAGGCCGCGCCCGAGGCGGGAGCTCAGGCCGGGACGACCACCGGCACCATCCGCGGCGCCGTACGCGATCAGCTCGGCGATCCGATGGAGGGGGCGGTGGTAGTCCTGAAGCACCGGGAGACCGACTTCCGGACCAGCGTGGAGACCTCTTCGTCCGGCACGTTCGCCCGCACCCTGCTGCCGCCGGGGACCTACGACCTGACCGTGAAGGCGGCCACCGCCGGCTTCAGCACCGAGCGCATCGAGGGCGCGAGACTGCGCGTCGGCGAAATGCTCGACCTTTCCGCCACCCTCAAGATCGTGACGGTCGAAACCATCACTGTCGTCAGCGAGCTTCCTGCAACGCTCGATACCGCCGACGTCACCAGCTCGCAGCGCGTTCTGGAGGATGTCGTCGATGGGCTCCCCAGCAACGGCCGCAATTTCATGCGGCTGACGCTGCTTACCCCGGGCGCGTCCATCTCGCAGGGACCGGACGGCGACGCACTCAATATCGCCGGTCAGCGCGGCATCTTCAACAACTTCATCGTCGACGGCGCCGACTTCAACAACCCCTTCTTCGGCGAGCAGCGCGGCGGCCAGCGTCCGGCCTTCACCTTCAATCAGGACGCCATCGAGGAGCTGGTGGTGGTGAATCAGGGCGCCACCGCCGAGTTCGGCCGCTCCAGCGGGGGCTTCGTCAACGTGATCACCAAGTCGGGTACCAACCGGCTGACAGGCTCCGCCCACTACTTCGGGCAGTGGGACGAGATCGCCGCGCCCTTTCCGGACCAGCGCGGCGGCGGGCGGCCCGACTTCCACCGGAACCAGGCGGGCGCCACCCTGGGTGGTCCGCTGGTTCGCGACCGGGCATTCTTCTTCCTGGCCTATGACCAGCAGTCGGCGGCAGAGACCAAGCAGGCGACCCGGCAGGTCCGCAATCCGGCCAACCTGCAGCGTCTGGAGCGCTTTCTGCAGGGGCGCTGGCCGGGCCTGTTCGAGGATGAGTTCGGGCCGATCCGGCGCACCGACGACGCACGCTCGCTGTTGTCCAAGCTCGATCTGAACCTGGGCGGCCGCCATCAGTTCTCGGTCAAGTACAACTACACCTGGTCGGAGCAGGTGAACGGCACTTTCGACGTCGATTCCTGGGGCGCCTCGGCCAACGGGATCGAGGGCGATCACTCGCACGCGGTCAACGCCAGTCTCCGCTCGCTGCTGACCGACGCCGTTTCCAACGAGCTGCGCCTGCAAGGGGCGCGCGAGGACCGCCCGCGTTGGTACCAGGGACCGCTGCTCCCCGAAGCCCGCCTGCCCGGTCCGCCCCAGTTTGCCGAGCTGGGTGGGCGGCCTTTTCCCGACATCGCCATGGACTTCGACGACGGGTTCCGCATCGGGCTGCCGTTTTTCCTGCCGATCGATCCGGCCTTCGACACGCGGTTTCAACTGGTGGACAACCTCTCGTTTGCCGCCGGAACCCACCTGGCCAAAGCCGGGGTGGAGTACAACCGGACGCGCGTCAAGCAGCAGTTCATCGGGATGGCCAACAGCCGCTACATTTTCGATTCGGTCGAGGGCTTTATCGGTTTCGTTACCCACGGAAGCGGCTACGTCACTTGCTCGGACGGATCGACCGGCCTGTCCGGAGTCTGTCCGGCCGGCGCGGCCATCGCCGGGCCGGTGCTGCTCTACCTGCAGTCGGCGACCGTCCCCGGCGTCCCCGCGGAGGCGCTCGGGCGCCAGCAGGCGCAGATGCACGAGCTGGGCCTGTTCGTTCAGGATACCTGGCATCCGCACGAACGGGTGACGTTGGACATGGGACTGCGCTGGGACGGCGCCTGGCACCCCAGCGTCTTCATCGAGCCGGCCGACACCTTCTTCGCTCCCTACCTGGACGATCCGCTGTTCCCGTCCGACGGCCGGATTCCGGATGACCTCGACAACCTGCAGCCCCGCCTCGGGCTGGCCTGGGACCTGGGCGGCAACGGCCGCACCGTGCTCCGCGCCAACGCAGGGTCCTACGTCGCCCGCATCCCGATGCTCGTCTTCGCCCAGCACAGGACGACCAACGGCGCCTTCCAGCAGATACTCTTCCGCAGCAGCAGCGCTTCGGGGCTTGGCCCGGTCCCGGCCATCGACCGGCAGATCGACACCTCGGCGACGCCGCCCTTTCTGCCGGACATCCAAGTGGCGGACCGCGATCTGGAGCTTCCGCGCACCTGGTCGTTCAGGACCGGCGTCGACCAGGACCTGGGGCGCGGGGTTGCGGCCAGCATCGGATACATCCAGGCGCGCACCGACAACCTCTTCCGCTTCGTCAACCGCAACGATGCCGTCCTGGGGGCGCCGTTCGGTATCGGGACGCACCCGGCCGGCGGCGGCATCAACGCGCTGACCGTCACCGAGAGCAGCGCCCGCTCCCGCTACCATGCCCTTACCGCGGGGCTGCGCGGGCGCAGCGGACTGGCCGGCTGGCCCGTCACCTTCGAGACCCACTACACGCTGGCGTTCGATCGCTCCGACGACGACAACGAGCGCGATCCCTTCGTCCTCCGCTACGCCCACGCTGGCGACCTGGCGCCGGAGTACGGCTGGTCCGATCGCGACCGGCGCCACCAGGTGAGCGGGTACGTCCTGGTCACCCTCCCGGCGGGGGTGCAGCTGAGCCAAGTGGTGCGCTACCTGTCCCCGTCGCC from Acidobacteriota bacterium includes these protein-coding regions:
- a CDS encoding FAD-binding and (Fe-S)-binding domain-containing protein — encoded protein: MLHGRYLDLFQDLSRVIPGERLIRDDLRTLAYGTDASFYRLIPKLVVRVDTEAEVGEVLRQCRARRLPLTFRAGGTSLSGQALSDSVLMQLGTGWRGIRIEDEGKLITLQPGVVGAQANARLAPYRRKIGPDPASINAAMVGGIAANNASGMCCGTSQNSYRTLQGMRIVLADGTVLDTRSATSRDRFLQTRQDLVESIGRLAKRTREDPELANRIRRKFKMKNTTGYSLNSLIDFEDPIDVIQHLMIGSEGTLGFISEITYRTVPDYPHKATALILFPDIRTACEATTLLRSCPVSAVEIMDRAGLRSVEDKPGLPLDLKSLGPSVAALLVETRGETPEALDQHLGATTRSLEDLPTVEPVAFTRDPTEQLRLWNIRKGLFPSIGAIREIGTTVIIEDVAFPIDRLAEATLQLQQLFRKHRYSEAIIFGHALEGNLHFVFTQDFNRPEEVRRYRDFIGDLTEMVVHSYDGSLKAEHGTGRNMAPFVELEWGAEAYRLMREIKAIFDPENLLNPGVILNSDPQIHLKNLKPLPKAHSVVDKCTECGFCEVNCPSRDLTLTPRQRIAVWREISRLRSNGDYAGRLDELTSRYAYQGNDTCATDGLCAMACPVGIDTGKLIKDLRRLQVAGWQDRAATLLAAHFGLTTASLRMLLTATHQFHRLLGSEGMRRVTDWARKLSGNRLPQWNPWLPRAAEVMTSSGEDGKFPLKAVFFPSCLSRTLGVPGHGRDQPSQNRKMEALMRKAGVESVYPENLANLCCGMPFASKGFDRQGAAKQEELRRALNLASRDGLYPVLVDTSPCLFRLKESALFEADFPIYEPAEFILKVLRPGLTFRKSAGRVALHSPCSSRKMGLDSALRQLAELCAEAVIVPDSVGCCGFAGDRGFSHPELTASALGPLKTSLPSGCSRGYSTSKTCEIGLSTHSDIPYQSIAYLVDECTESRNRQDGAEAPEGR
- a CDS encoding TonB-dependent receptor; this translates as MLHRAMPNACTFSLSRCLVSTMAGALLAAMLLHQAAPEAGAQAGTTTGTIRGAVRDQLGDPMEGAVVVLKHRETDFRTSVETSSSGTFARTLLPPGTYDLTVKAATAGFSTERIEGARLRVGEMLDLSATLKIVTVETITVVSELPATLDTADVTSSQRVLEDVVDGLPSNGRNFMRLTLLTPGASISQGPDGDALNIAGQRGIFNNFIVDGADFNNPFFGEQRGGQRPAFTFNQDAIEELVVVNQGATAEFGRSSGGFVNVITKSGTNRLTGSAHYFGQWDEIAAPFPDQRGGGRPDFHRNQAGATLGGPLVRDRAFFFLAYDQQSAAETKQATRQVRNPANLQRLERFLQGRWPGLFEDEFGPIRRTDDARSLLSKLDLNLGGRHQFSVKYNYTWSEQVNGTFDVDSWGASANGIEGDHSHAVNASLRSLLTDAVSNELRLQGAREDRPRWYQGPLLPEARLPGPPQFAELGGRPFPDIAMDFDDGFRIGLPFFLPIDPAFDTRFQLVDNLSFAAGTHLAKAGVEYNRTRVKQQFIGMANSRYIFDSVEGFIGFVTHGSGYVTCSDGSTGLSGVCPAGAAIAGPVLLYLQSATVPGVPAEALGRQQAQMHELGLFVQDTWHPHERVTLDMGLRWDGAWHPSVFIEPADTFFAPYLDDPLFPSDGRIPDDLDNLQPRLGLAWDLGGNGRTVLRANAGSYVARIPMLVFAQHRTTNGAFQQILFRSSSASGLGPVPAIDRQIDTSATPPFLPDIQVADRDLELPRTWSFRTGVDQDLGRGVAASIGYIQARTDNLFRFVNRNDAVLGAPFGIGTHPAGGGINALTVTESSARSRYHALTAGLRGRSGLAGWPVTFETHYTLAFDRSDDDNERDPFVLRYAHAGDLAPEYGWSDRDRRHQVSGYVLVTLPAGVQLSQVVRYLSPSPVSEQCDNRGVRASQPADRICADGSVLTRNTMRRQNEFFSWDLRVSRPFSLGGAAVEPIFEIFNLTNSDNFVDSAVGSLLFNFDGTLRSGLGDTRRAQVGLSLRF